GGGCGGCGATTTTCAGGTCACGGTGGAGCAATCAGGTTACGAAAGTGTAACGATCCCCATTCACAGTTCTGAGGAGCGAAGGGGCTGGAGTTGGAAAGGTTTTGCACTGGCAGGAGTCATTGGGGGCGCTGCCGGACACAAAGTTCGGACGATCGAACCCAACATCGTCGAAGTCGAACTCGTCGCGTTGCCGCCCGAACCTGAACCGTCTACACCTGAACCGGTTGCACCTGAGCCTCCGCAGGATGCGGGCAAGCAAGAGGGGTCCCGTCCAAGCAGGTCCTGGGCGCTCGTGGTCGGTATCGCCGACTACCAGCAGGGCGGGCCGGATGGGCTTTCCAACCTCGCCTTCGCGGACGAGGATGCGCGGGGTTTTCAGCAGGCCTTGTTGTCTCAGGGCTGGGATGCAAACAACATCAAGCTCCTGGTTAACGAGCAGGCCACGAAACGCAACGTCGAGGTGGCGCTGGAAGCCTGGCTGACCAAGACCGAGCCAGAGGACCGCGTTGTATTGTTCTGGGCGGGCCACGGATTTCCCGACCCTGAAAACCCCGCTAAGGTGTACTTTGCCTGTTATGATACGGACATCAACGTGCCCGCGACGGGCTACCGCATGGACCGCGTGCGGCAAGCACTCGAAGAGCGCGCCGTGCGCAA
This genomic interval from Candidatus Hydrogenedentota bacterium contains the following:
- a CDS encoding caspase family protein, yielding MKGLYRMVVSCLLGAILVSCQTISQGPKSTLRVESIPTGAHVITSTGYSGVTPADIEVTGGGDFQVTVEQSGYESVTIPIHSSEERRGWSWKGFALAGVIGGAAGHKVRTIEPNIVEVELVALPPEPEPSTPEPVAPEPPQDAGKQEGSRPSRSWALVVGIADYQQGGPDGLSNLAFADEDARGFQQALLSQGWDANNIKLLVNEQATKRNVEVALEAWLTKTEPEDRVVLFWAGHGFPDPENPAKVYFACYDTDINVPATGYRMDRVRQALEERAVRNVVIFADTCHAGKLITRGDGDRAISIVPQLEKMRKEEQVPKGWIFMVGAETDRQAVEHASWTHGAFTHVLLKGLAGEADGFESAGLKDGVVSLGELRAYLTATMPDETQKVLGVAKHPLIVTSTGDPSIWELSLRAR